From a single Fulvivirga ulvae genomic region:
- a CDS encoding pectate lyase family protein yields the protein MNWNRLKILTTVLFITSLFSASAINAQQLSFPGAEGFGKYATGGRGGKVLIVTNLNDAGPGSLREAVESKGPRIITFAVSGNIALESDLPVDNGDVTIAGQSAPGDGICIKNYPVRISADNVIIRYMRFRLGDQKKVEDDAFKGRGNKNVIIDHCSVSWSTDECASFYRNSEFTLQWCIVSESLSQSVHKKGAHGYGGIWGGEKTTFHHNLIAHHSSRNPRFSGSSSTPNSADELVDFRNNVIYNWGHNSVYGGEKGRYNMVNNYFKPGPATKKSVTARIINPSEPYGKFYVHGNYMAGSEEVTENNWAGGVQCENPESTKAEEPFEVIPLNMQTAEEAYESVLAGAGASHCRDAVDKRIVEEVKKGKASFNNGIIDSQKDVGGWPELKTKKPQEDSDKDGMPDKWEAKHGLNHTNGNDAVEYTIDNEYTNIEVYLNQLVK from the coding sequence ATGAACTGGAATAGATTAAAAATATTAACAACCGTTTTGTTTATCACGTCTCTTTTTTCTGCATCCGCAATAAATGCACAGCAATTGTCATTTCCCGGAGCAGAAGGTTTTGGGAAGTATGCAACCGGAGGTCGTGGAGGCAAGGTTTTGATTGTAACCAACCTTAATGATGCCGGCCCCGGAAGCCTTAGAGAGGCTGTTGAATCAAAAGGCCCGCGTATCATTACCTTTGCTGTTTCCGGTAATATAGCCCTGGAATCAGACCTGCCTGTAGACAACGGCGACGTTACCATAGCCGGACAATCAGCACCGGGAGATGGTATATGCATCAAGAATTACCCCGTCAGGATCAGTGCCGATAATGTGATCATCCGCTACATGCGGTTCCGGTTAGGGGATCAAAAGAAAGTTGAAGATGATGCCTTCAAAGGCAGAGGAAATAAAAATGTTATCATCGACCATTGCTCAGTGAGCTGGTCGACCGATGAATGTGCCTCTTTTTATAGAAACTCCGAATTTACGTTACAGTGGTGCATAGTTTCGGAAAGCCTGAGTCAGTCGGTCCACAAAAAAGGTGCTCATGGGTATGGCGGAATTTGGGGTGGGGAAAAGACCACCTTCCATCATAACCTTATAGCACACCATAGCAGCCGTAATCCAAGGTTTAGCGGCTCATCTTCAACACCCAACAGCGCTGATGAACTTGTGGATTTCAGGAACAATGTAATTTATAACTGGGGTCATAATAGTGTTTATGGAGGCGAAAAAGGCAGGTATAATATGGTTAACAACTATTTCAAGCCCGGACCTGCCACTAAAAAGTCGGTTACCGCGAGGATAATAAACCCCAGCGAACCATACGGGAAATTTTATGTGCATGGAAACTATATGGCAGGTAGTGAAGAAGTAACAGAAAACAACTGGGCGGGAGGAGTGCAATGCGAAAACCCGGAGAGTACCAAAGCAGAAGAGCCTTTCGAGGTCATTCCTTTAAATATGCAAACAGCCGAAGAAGCCTATGAGTCTGTTCTGGCAGGTGCAGGAGCAAGCCATTGCAGAGATGCCGTGGATAAAAGAATCGTAGAAGAGGTGAAAAAAGGCAAGGCCAGCTTTAATAATGGTATTATTGATTCTCAAAAAGATGTAGGAGGCTGGCCTGAACTCAAAACGAAAAAACCTCAGGAAGATAGCGATAAGGACGGGATGCCCGATAAATGGGAAGCGAAACATGGACTGAACCATACAAACGGTAACGATGCAGTTGAATACACCATTGACAATGAATACACCAATATAGAAGTTTATTTAAACCAACTAGTGAAGTGA